The DNA segment TTCAATACCACTGAAGCAGTCGCTTCTTTCTGATCTTCCTTGAACAGACGATCTTTTGGCATGACAATATGAACCCGCGCCGCTTCCACCCCGGACAGTTGCATGATAGTCTTCATCAGCTCGCCTTCGAGGGCGCGTCGGAAGTTTAAATTTTGAAGAAACTCGGTCATGCCGAGATTGGATTTATCGAAAATGGCATAACCGACATTTCCTGACTTGGGCAGGCCCTGCGACGCCAGATTTATCCTGACTTTATAGACATCCCCGGCCGGCACCATTATGGTCGTACCGTTATCGCTCAGCTTATAAGTGACATTCTGTTCAGTCAGTTGATTGACAACATCGCCGGCTTCGGCCGGTTCCAGATTGGAATATAAAACGGCATAATTGACGCTTTTTACCCAATTGGCGACAACCACACCGCCGACAATAAATCCCGCGACAATGGCGATAAGAAGCATGGCCTGACTCGGCGACATGGCGCGCGCCGAACCAGACAGATTTTTGAATAGCTGTTTGAAGTATTCCATTTCAAATCCTATTTATGGGCGCCTGCCGATCCAATGGCAGACTGCAAAAAACCGAATTATTTTCCTACATCGGCATGCGGACCAGGGTCTGATAGGCATCCACCAGTTTATTGCGGATTTCCAGAAGAAGGTCCATGGAGATGCCCGCTTCTTCGACCGCAATCATTACCTGATGAAGGTCGGCCGCCTCGCCGGTCGCGGCCAATTGCTGAGCGCGGGCCGCTTCCGTCTGAAGATTATTCACGGAATTCAGCATCTTGCCGAACATTTCCGTGAAATTGGCTCCGCCCTCATCGCCGGTAACCGCACCGCTCTTCTCAATTCCCTTCTGCAGACCCGGAACCAGCCGGGTCACTTGACCGACAGTATTACTCATAACTTGATATCGACTATATTACCCAGGCGAGGTTTGTCGCTCGCCCCGTTCTCTTCGTAAGATCGTCCTTCGGCACCACGGAATTTCTCAAAAATCATTTCCAGGGCCTGTTTCTCTTCCGGCGAAAGCATATCGGCAAAACTCCCGCTTTTCAAATTGACCCCCAATTTGGAACCGGGGGCCTTGTCTTGAACCGGTATTTGTACTTTCCCGCTCTGTTCGATTTTGTTTTCAGGTCCGACCTGCTTGCGGCCGACCTGGTTATCGCTCAAAATATTGCGATAAGCATCAATTCCCGTTGCGTTAATTTTCATCTCTCACCAACCTCCTATATATTGAGAGCATTTTTCGCCATTTCTTTGGCCGACAGGATCGCCGTCGTATTGGCTTCATAGCCACGCGATGCGGCAATCATATCCACCATCTCATTCACGATTTCGACATCCGGCATCTTGACA comes from the Candidatus Zixiibacteriota bacterium genome and includes:
- a CDS encoding hypothetical protein (Evidence 5 : Unknown function), with translation MKINATGIDAYRNILSDNQVGRKQVGPENKIEQSGKVQIPVQDKAPGSKLGVNLKSGSFADMLSPEEKQALEMIFEKFRGAEGRSYEENGASDKPRLGNIVDIKL
- the fliE gene encoding Flagellar hook-basal body complex protein FliE, whose translation is MSNTVGQVTRLVPGLQKGIEKSGAVTGDEGGANFTEMFGKMLNSVNNLQTEAARAQQLAATGEAADLHQVMIAVEEAGISMDLLLEIRNKLVDAYQTLVRMPM